In Mustela nigripes isolate SB6536 chromosome 2, MUSNIG.SB6536, whole genome shotgun sequence, a single window of DNA contains:
- the KCTD6 gene encoding BTB/POZ domain-containing protein KCTD6 isoform X1 — protein MLLGEAQVKKSLCFLLKTTRVISEVASGPSPAFGRQPHLTSRLFPGTWAPQDAALEQMDNGDWGYMMTDPVTLNVGGHLYTTSLTTLTRYPDSMLGAMFGGDFPTARDPQGNYFIDRDGPLFRYVLNFLRTSELTLPLDFKEFDLLRKEADFYQIEPLIQCLNDPKPLYPMDTFEEVVELSSTRKLSKYSNPVAVIITQLTITTKVHSLLEGISNYFTKWNKHMMDTRDCQVSFTFGPCDYHQEVSLRVHLMEYITKQGFTIRNTRVHHMSERANENTVEHNWTFCRLARKTDD, from the exons ATGTTGTTGGGAGAGGCTCAGGTGAAGAAGAGCCTCTGCTTCCTGCTAAAAACTACCCGAGTGATCTCGGAAGTGGCTTCTGGCCCCAGCCCAGCCTTCGGCCGACAGCCCCATCTGACATCTAGACT tttCCCTGGAACCTGGGCTCCCCAAGACGCAGCGCTGGAGCAGATGGATAATGGAGACTGGGGCTATATG atgaCTGACCCAGTCACGTTAAATGTAGGTGGACACTTGTATACAACGTCTCTCACCACATTGACGCGTTACCCGGATTCCATGCTTGGAGCTATGTTTGGGGGGGACTTCCCCACAGCTCGAGACCCTCAAGGCAATTACTTCATTGATCGAGATGGACCTCTTTTCCGTTATGTCCTCAACTTCTTAAGAACTTCAGAGTTGACCTTACCCCTGGATTTTAAGGAATTTGATCTGCTTCGGAAAGAAGCAGATTTTTATCAGATTGAGCCCTTGATTCAATGTCTCAATGACCCTAAGCCTCTGTATCCTATGGATACTTTTGAAGAAGTTGTGGAGTTATCTAGTACTCGGAAGCTTTCTAAGTACTCTAATCCAGTAGCTGTCATCATAACACAGTTAACCATCACCACCAAGGTCCATTCCTTACTAGAAGGTATCTCAAACTATTTCACGAAGTGGAATAAGCACATGATGGACACCAGAGATTGCCAGGTTTCCTTCACTTTTGGACCCTGTGATTATCACCAGGAAGTTTCTCTCAGGGTCCACCTGATGGAATACATTACAAAACAAGGTTTCACGATCCGCAACACCCGAGTGCATCACATGAGTGAGCGGGCCAACGAGAACACAGTGGAGCACAACTGGACTTTCTGTAGGCTGGCCCGGAAGACCGATGACTGA
- the KCTD6 gene encoding BTB/POZ domain-containing protein KCTD6 isoform X2, which produces MHGLCNRNIVGEKSFPGTWAPQDAALEQMDNGDWGYMMTDPVTLNVGGHLYTTSLTTLTRYPDSMLGAMFGGDFPTARDPQGNYFIDRDGPLFRYVLNFLRTSELTLPLDFKEFDLLRKEADFYQIEPLIQCLNDPKPLYPMDTFEEVVELSSTRKLSKYSNPVAVIITQLTITTKVHSLLEGISNYFTKWNKHMMDTRDCQVSFTFGPCDYHQEVSLRVHLMEYITKQGFTIRNTRVHHMSERANENTVEHNWTFCRLARKTDD; this is translated from the exons atgcaTGGCTTATGTAACAGGAATATTGTGGGAGAAAAAAG tttCCCTGGAACCTGGGCTCCCCAAGACGCAGCGCTGGAGCAGATGGATAATGGAGACTGGGGCTATATG atgaCTGACCCAGTCACGTTAAATGTAGGTGGACACTTGTATACAACGTCTCTCACCACATTGACGCGTTACCCGGATTCCATGCTTGGAGCTATGTTTGGGGGGGACTTCCCCACAGCTCGAGACCCTCAAGGCAATTACTTCATTGATCGAGATGGACCTCTTTTCCGTTATGTCCTCAACTTCTTAAGAACTTCAGAGTTGACCTTACCCCTGGATTTTAAGGAATTTGATCTGCTTCGGAAAGAAGCAGATTTTTATCAGATTGAGCCCTTGATTCAATGTCTCAATGACCCTAAGCCTCTGTATCCTATGGATACTTTTGAAGAAGTTGTGGAGTTATCTAGTACTCGGAAGCTTTCTAAGTACTCTAATCCAGTAGCTGTCATCATAACACAGTTAACCATCACCACCAAGGTCCATTCCTTACTAGAAGGTATCTCAAACTATTTCACGAAGTGGAATAAGCACATGATGGACACCAGAGATTGCCAGGTTTCCTTCACTTTTGGACCCTGTGATTATCACCAGGAAGTTTCTCTCAGGGTCCACCTGATGGAATACATTACAAAACAAGGTTTCACGATCCGCAACACCCGAGTGCATCACATGAGTGAGCGGGCCAACGAGAACACAGTGGAGCACAACTGGACTTTCTGTAGGCTGGCCCGGAAGACCGATGACTGA
- the KCTD6 gene encoding BTB/POZ domain-containing protein KCTD6 isoform X3, translated as MDNGDWGYMMTDPVTLNVGGHLYTTSLTTLTRYPDSMLGAMFGGDFPTARDPQGNYFIDRDGPLFRYVLNFLRTSELTLPLDFKEFDLLRKEADFYQIEPLIQCLNDPKPLYPMDTFEEVVELSSTRKLSKYSNPVAVIITQLTITTKVHSLLEGISNYFTKWNKHMMDTRDCQVSFTFGPCDYHQEVSLRVHLMEYITKQGFTIRNTRVHHMSERANENTVEHNWTFCRLARKTDD; from the exons ATGGATAATGGAGACTGGGGCTATATG atgaCTGACCCAGTCACGTTAAATGTAGGTGGACACTTGTATACAACGTCTCTCACCACATTGACGCGTTACCCGGATTCCATGCTTGGAGCTATGTTTGGGGGGGACTTCCCCACAGCTCGAGACCCTCAAGGCAATTACTTCATTGATCGAGATGGACCTCTTTTCCGTTATGTCCTCAACTTCTTAAGAACTTCAGAGTTGACCTTACCCCTGGATTTTAAGGAATTTGATCTGCTTCGGAAAGAAGCAGATTTTTATCAGATTGAGCCCTTGATTCAATGTCTCAATGACCCTAAGCCTCTGTATCCTATGGATACTTTTGAAGAAGTTGTGGAGTTATCTAGTACTCGGAAGCTTTCTAAGTACTCTAATCCAGTAGCTGTCATCATAACACAGTTAACCATCACCACCAAGGTCCATTCCTTACTAGAAGGTATCTCAAACTATTTCACGAAGTGGAATAAGCACATGATGGACACCAGAGATTGCCAGGTTTCCTTCACTTTTGGACCCTGTGATTATCACCAGGAAGTTTCTCTCAGGGTCCACCTGATGGAATACATTACAAAACAAGGTTTCACGATCCGCAACACCCGAGTGCATCACATGAGTGAGCGGGCCAACGAGAACACAGTGGAGCACAACTGGACTTTCTGTAGGCTGGCCCGGAAGACCGATGACTGA